The nucleotide window TTATGATACACTCTTTTTAAAACCTAGATTATTATACAACAGGGAGAGAAATGCGCTTATGAACAAGTATGTTTTAAAGGATATGATGGCACCATTATTTGGTGGGTTTTTGGCAGTAACTTCGAGTACCCATGTATCTGAAGCTGTAACAAATAAAATGAAAAGGGACTTAATAGCATGAAGAAAAAATGGTTGATAGTAATATTGTCAGTAATAGTTCTTTGTGTAGTAGTTTTCGGGGGAAAGTGGCTGTTATATAGAGATAACCTTGTAGGAATGATGCAAGTTGACGACGTTTTGTATATAGTAACGTATGAACCTGCAAAGGAAGAAGATGCTTTAGAGAAGATTGGCGAGATAGAGCATAGAATTCGCCATTACCGAATACCGAATAAAAATTTCACCTCTAATCATTTAAGTGAAGGGACAGAACTTTACGCAACAAAAAATGAGAATGAGTTTTCAAGAACTATTTTGTTTAAAGAGGACGGCGAATATTTTATTGCATCAGAGGCCGTGGAGCAGCCTAACCAAAAGCGTTAGTAACTGAAAGAATGTTAACTAAAGGGAAATATTTAAAAAGTGTGTTTAACAGCACGTATTTTATTTTTGAGAAAGTAGAGTACATTTTATTACTTCATGGTTTCTAGGACACTCAATTTTTTTAGCAGGTACTCTTAATCGCAAAAATTTACTAATAACTAATAATAAAAATACTTTAAACTCCTTTTATACTTTTAGAATTTGTTTGCAGCCACTAGGAGTATTTTTTAGTCTGTAAAGACTGAGTGTTTGAAAGAAAATATAAGAGGTTACAAGTTTGGATTTATTATTAATTAAAGGGAAGTTTTGAAAAATAATATATGATTGTTTCTAATTTATTTACACATTTTAAACAAATAACATCATTACAATTACTGTGTTATTAACTATGTAAGCTGGAATTTACATTTTGTGAAAAATGCTATATATTATTGATAGGAGGTGTAATTGATGAAAGCTTATTTGGCAGATAGTGTAGCTGGTTATATTATTGATTATTGTAGAGAAAAAAAATATGAGCTTAATAATTTAAAGCTACAAAAGTTATTGTACTATGCCCAAGCAAAGTTTTTAGTTGCGAAAAATCGCTCCTTATTTCAAGAAACTATTGAGAAATGGAAGCTGGGCCCAGTAGTTCCTGAAGTTTATCATATCTATAAAAGTTATGGTGCAAAAAATATTATTTCTCCTGAAAAAAGATTAGAAATAATTTTTGATAAAAAAGGTGAATTCAAATTTAAAAAT belongs to Listeria swaminathanii and includes:
- a CDS encoding Panacea domain-containing protein; translation: MKAYLADSVAGYIIDYCREKKYELNNLKLQKLLYYAQAKFLVAKNRSLFQETIEKWKLGPVVPEVYHIYKSYGAKNIISPEKRLEIIFDKKGEFKFKNIILEEISPEDKQVLNMVIDKYAPFNPFELVNMTHEHEIWKKDEEKIKDGKIAVKYSNKEIREFFSKYPKELV